A segment of the Flavobacteriales bacterium genome:
GATCGGCGGTCACGGCCGATGCTTTCCAGGGCACCACCACCGGAAGCGATGTGTACCTGATGGTGCTCCAGCCCGAAGCCACGGCCCTCGCCTACGCTACATTCTTCGGAGGCGGCAGCGCGGAGCACGTCGATGGCGGCACCAGCCGATTCGATAAGAACGGCACCGTGTACCAGGCGGTGTGCGCGGGCTGCGGCTCACAAGATGACTTCCCCACCACGGCTGGGGCATGGAGCCAGGTGAATGGCAGTTCGAATTGCAACCTGGGCGTCTTCAAATTCGACCTCAGCCCGGCACAGGCGATCATCGGCATCGACGGGCCCAGCAGCATCTGCGCCGGAACCAGCGCGCAGTTCACCAACAACAGCATCGGCGGAACCGACTTCCTCTGGGACTTCGGCGATGGCAGCCCCACCAGCACCGCACAGGCGCCATCGCACACCTACAGCATTGCCGGTGACTACACCGTGACCATGGTTCTCAGCGACAACAGCGGCTGCGCGCCCGGCGACACGGCCACGCTGACCATCACCATCCTCCCCTTGCCGGTGGCGGTGGCCGAACCGGTTGCACCGATCTGCCCGGGAGGCGACGCTCAGCTCAATGCCAGCGGCGGCGATGCATACAGCTGGTCGCCGCCAACAGGGCTCAGCAGCACGGCAATCGCGGATCCCGTGGCAAGCCCTGGCGCCACCACCAGCTACACGGTTACGGTGAGCAATGCTTGCGGCGATGATGATGCACAAGTGACGGTAACCGTGATCGTGCCGGCCTACACGCTCACGCCCGACACGAACATCTGCCTTGGCGCGAGCATCGTGCTGCAGGCAACGGGCGGCGGCAGCTATGCATGGGAGCCGAATCCGGTATTGAGCGACCCCGGCATAGCGAACCCAACGGCCTCGCCCGATACCGTAACCACTTTCCACGTGACCATTACCACGCCGGATGGCTGCATCGTTTCGGATTCAGTGACCGTGGGCGTGTATTTCGCTCCGCCGCAACCGCAGCTGCAGGACACCACGATCTGCTTCGGCACCAGCGCGCAGCTGAACGCCACACCCGCCGACAGTTACACCTGGGAGCCCGCCAACGGAATCAGCGCCCTCAACGTGCAATCGCCGATCGTCTCACCCACGATTCCCACGCTCTACATCGTTCACTTGATGAACTCCTGCGGATCGCTCACGGATAGCGCCTTCGTGGACATCATCTATGTCACCGCCGATGCATGGCCCGATACCCTGGTATGCCCCGGCTACCCGGTGCCCTTGGGCGCAAGCGGTGGCATCGATTACGCGTGGAGCCCTGCGGCCGGCCTTAGCAGCGCGAGCATCGCCGATCCGATCGCCACGCCGGACGCGAGCACGCTCTACCAAGTGGTGGCCTTCGATGCCGTGGGCTGCAGCGATACGGCCTTCGCCTTCGTGGAGCTTCGTCCATGGCCCGAAGTGCAGGCAGGGCCTGATATGGTGATCGACTACGGCACAGTGGTGCAGCTCACCGCATCAGGCAATGGCGAATGGGTGTGGACGCCCGCCACGGGTCTGAGCGACCCGAGCAGCCCATCGCCATCCGTGCGTCCCGAAGAGAGCATCACATACACCGTGACGCTCACGGATAGCACGGGATGCACCAAGACCGATCAACTCACCATCATCGTCACTGGCAGCCTGTACATCCCGAACACATTCACCCCGGATGGCGACGACATCAACGATTTCTTCTTCGCACGCGGCAAGGACCTGGCAGAGATCGAATTGATGGTCTTCGATCGCTGGGGCCTGCTGATATGGAGCACCGACAAGCTCGGCGGCCGTTGGGACGGCACCTATCAGGGCACGCCATCGCCCATCGACACCTATGTCTGGAAGGTGAAGGCTAAGGAGCTCAGCGGCCGCAAGTACGATACGGTCGGCCACGTGAACCTGTTGCGCTGATCAACGCACGAATGCCGAGCGATCCATGGCGAGCCATTCGAGCGCGGCACCGCTGAGCAGAATCTCCTTCATGGCCGCATCGTAGGGCATGCCCTTGATGAGCTCGCCGGGAACGAGCTCGCCCAAGGGGAACGGATAATCTGTGCCCATGGCCACCCGGTTCGCCCCGAAGAGATCGACCACATGCTTCAGCACGGCGGGGTCATGCACCAGCGCGTCGATCCAGAAGCGGCCGAGGTAAGCGCGCGGGTTCACGTTGTTGTCCACAGCGCAGAGATCCGGACGCATGAGGAAGCCGTGCTCGATGCGGCCTAGCGTGGCGGGGAAGGATCCGCCACCGTGCGCGAAGGCCACGCGCAGCTTCGGCAGTTTCTCGAAGAGCCCGCTGAAGATCATGCTCACGATGGCGGTGGTGGTCTCCACGGGCATGCCCACGAGCCAGGGCATCCAGTACTTATCCATGCGGTCGGCACCCATCATGTCCCATGGATGCACGAACACCGCCATGCCAAGTTCCTCGCAGGCTTGGAACACCTGCCGCAGGCGCGGCTCACCGAGGTTCATGCCGTTGATGTGGGTGCCGATCTGGATGCCCGCGAGTCCGATTGCCCTGCAGCGCTCCAGTTCCTTGATCGCGAGATCCGGCTCCTGCATGGGAACGGTTCCGAGCCCGACGAACCGGGCTGGCCAACGACGGACGATACCCGCGATGTGGTCATTCAGGAACATCGAGAGGTCGAGCGTATCGTGCGGCTTGGCCCAGTAGCTGAACATCACCGGAACGGTGCTCAGCACCTGCACCTGCACGTGGTGCGCGTCGCACTCCTCGATCCGCACGCGCGGGTCCCAGCAATTGGCATGCACCTCGCGGAAGAACTTGTCGTCCATCATCATGCGCGCGCAGCCCGGCTTGTGGTGATCGAGGTGGATGAAGCCCCGATAGCCGTAGCGCGCACCGAAATCCGGGATGTCCTCCGGCAGGATGTGCGTGTGGATGTCGATGGAGAACAGTTCGGCCATGCGCGCGGACCTACACGAAGCGTGGGTCGGCCTCCATCACGTAGCCGCATTTCTTGCAGGTGCGCAGGTCCGTGCTCGCGTAGAATTCCCGGAATCGTGGCAGGAAGTCCTTCTCGATGTCGTGCAGCACGAAGCGGTACTCATGCAAGCGGTTGTTGCACTGCTCGCAGTACCACTGCAGGCCGTCGAGCATCTCGCGGTCGTCACGCTTCACCTCGATCACCAGGCCCACAGTGTTCGGCCCGCGACGCGGCTGGTGCGGGACATTGGCAGGCAGAAGGAACATCTCGCCTTGCTTGATCGGGACGGTCACCGCCTTGCCGTCCTCTTGGATGCCCACTTCGATATCGCCTTCGAGCTGGTAGAAGAGCTCCTCGGTCTCGTTGAAGTGGTAATCCTTGCGGGCATTGGGGCCCCCGACGATCATGACGATGTAATCACCGGCATCGGCGTAGAGGTTCTTGTTGCCGACTGGCGGTTTCAGCAGGTCGCGGTTGTCGGCGATCCATTGCTGAAGATTGAATGGGCGGCGGATGGGCATGGCGTGCTCGATTGCCGCGAAAGGTAGTCGGGACCCGCTCTTGGATGGATCCAGCGCCGACAAGAGCGCCCGTCAACGCTTCACGGAACGGCCGGCCTGCAGGAGCGCTGCGCCATTCGCCCGCATCATGTCGGCGGTGTACTGCTGATCCTGCACGAAGGCGAGCAATTGGCGGTTCCACTTCACCATGGCGAAGGGGAAATCGAGCACATCGGTATCGGCGCCCTCATACTTCTCCGCAGGCAGCATGCTCATCTCCATGTCGATGGGCACGAGGTTCTCGAGTTCGGCGGGCACCTTGCCGCGCGTGTCAACGAGCATGCGCTTGGGCAGGAAGCCCTCCTTCTGGAACACGATGGCGAACTCCTTCTGCAAGCCAAGGCCCAGTCCGAAGCGGCCGTTCTTGTCGGTCACCTGCGTTCCGACCACCTCATTCCCGTCATACACCAGCACTTCGCAGCCGGGCAGTTTCTTATCGCCGTCGGTGATGCGGCCGGTGACCTCCAGGATGCGGCTATCGGTCTGCTGGGCCGAGGCGCTGTAACAGGCCAGTGCAGCGAACAGGAAAATCAGGCGGTTCATGGCGGCCTTGTACCGGGCCCACCTCTCGGGGGTTACGCCCAAATGCGAAGGGGCAGGCCCCTAGGCCCGCCCCTTCGTTGAACCCGTTCAGTATCAGCGCACCACCCAGCGCAGGGTGGTCGCTTCGCCCTCGCCCAGCACGCGCACCGCATAGGTGCCGGGTGCGAGGCGGTCGCTCAGGTTCAGGCCATGCACCTGGCCCCTGGCCACCAGCGCACGTTCCTGATGCACCGTGCGGCCGCGCAGATCGATCACCGTTACCTCCACGGCGCCGTTCACCGGGCCCACGAGGCTGAAGTCGCCGTTGCTCGGATTCGGGAAGAGGCTCCAAGGCGTGTTGCTCGGGCCATTCAGGCCATCGCAGATGTCCACGTTGACCAGCACGTAATTCGAGCTCAGCGACACGCAGGTTCCGGTGGAGGTGATGTCAATCGCGGAGAGCCCGGGCTCGGCGCCTACCAGATCACCATTGTGGCTCACGCCCCACACGCGGTACAGGCCCATGGGGGCGCTGTTGAAATCGAGCGAACCGCCTACGAGCACCGTGATGATCGCGTCGTTGTCGTCGGTGAGCAAGAAGCTGTACTGCTCACCGCTGGTGCTGCTGGTGATGAAGTCGATCACATCGGCCTCGGTGTCCTGGCAGACATCCACGCTGAACTGGCCACCGCTGGTCTGCACCAGGCCGCCGTCACAAACCACCGTGGGCGTTTCGCCGGTTAGGCAGATGCTGAATGCGCCGCCGTTGCCGAAGGTGAAGTTGCTGTAAACCTGCACCACATAATCCGTGAAAGCCGACGTGGCGACCACGATCGGGTCGGTGGGCATGAGGTAGCAGCCAAGCTCATTGCCGCCACAGGCATCGAAGATCGCAATGGCCCAATCCTCCATGGTGCCGGGGTCGAAGTTGAGGGTGACCTCTTCATTCTCACCGGCATTGAAGGTGTACCAAACATCGAAGAGATAGCTGCCTTCGTCGTCGCAGCTCGGCACGCTTCCATCCATATCGGCGTACGTGTTGTCGCCGCTCACGGCATTGGCCGGGCAATCGTCAACCAGATTGATCCCCAGCGGTGCGGCGCTGATGCAATCATCGTTGGCCGGGCTGCAATCGTTCACCGTGACCGGTGCGCCTGCCACATCGAGCGCGCCGCAGATGATGCCGCCGCCCTGCACCAGCAGCGCGTTGATGTCGAAGCCCGTGGTGACGCCCAACTCGATCAGGCCCGGGTCAATGGTGCTCGGATCGTACACGATGGTGTGGATCGTGTAGCTGCCTGGTGCGCTCACCGTGAAGACCGGCCCGCCGGAGAGCGCCACGATCGTAAGACCCGCGCCCTCGGTGAGCACATAGGCCGTCTCGTAGCCGCTTGGCACGCTGGGCAGGATCCCGTGCGTGGCACCGACCTGTGCCTCGCCCATCATCAGGCATACCGGGCTCTCGTCGATGGTCAATGTGCCGGCGTCGGCATCGCATTCAATGCAATACTCCACCACGATGGGTGCGCCCACCGCATCGAGGCTGGCGCAGATGCCCTCATCGGCGATGTACTGGAGCAGGTCCGCCGCCGTAGTGACACCGAACTCAACGATGCCCAGATCAAGCGTGGCCGACGTGAACACGAACGCATGGATGGTATAGGTGCCAGGAGCGAAAACGGTGAACTCCGGGTTGCTCTCTCCGTCCACGATCACCAGGTCAGGACCCTGGGTGAGGGCGTACACGAGCTCGTAACCCGGCGGCACCACCGCATCGCCGTTCGGGGATGCGCTGATCACGGCCAGATTCTGATCGAGGTCGAAGCACACCGTATCCGCAGTCGCGGTAACAGTACCGGCCTCTGCGTCGCACGGCCCAGAGCAGTCGATCACCTGGATGCTGGCGCCGATCACATCCAATGAGGCGCAGAGCTGGTTGTCATTGATGTACTGCAGCACATCGCCACCGGTGGTCACCCCCGGCACGATGATCTGCAGGTCGAGCGAATCGGGATGGTACACCAGCGTATGGATCGTGTACTCACCTGCAGCGATCACGGTGAAGGAAGGGTCGGCATTGGCATCCAGGATCACCAGATCAACGCCTGTGGTGAGCACGTACAGGACGGTGTATCCATCCGGTACGACCGCATTGCCGTCGGGCGTGGCGGCAAGGTCAGCTGCACCTCCATCCAGGCACACGATATCATTGTCTGCCGTGATGGTGCCAGCATTCGCTTCGCATTCTAGGCATTCAATCACCGATACGGGTGCGCCGGCCACGTCGAGGCTTCCGCAGATGGTTCCGCCGCCCTGGATGAGTTGGGCCAGGATCTCCGATGCTTGCGTGACCCCGGGGACCACACCGCTCAAATCGAGCGTGTTCGGGTCGTAAACGAGCGAATGGATGATGTAATCGCCTAAAGCGTCAACGAAGAAGGCTGGGTCGGCGCTGGTCTGTTGAATGATGAGGTCCGGGCCTGAGGTCAGGATATGGAGCACCTCATAACCGACCGGGACGGTGGGCAGGTCATTGAAAGCGGCGTCTATGAGCGTCGGGCCGTCCTCGAAGCAGACCTCGGGGCGGTTGGGCGAGAGGGTGCTGGCATCGGCATCGCAGGTAGCGGGCGCGGGACCGAGGACGCAGATGGTGAAGGTGTGCGTGGTGGGCGCGGCAGCCGCATAGTGGAATACGCGCAAGTAGTAGGTGTTGCCGATGGTGAGTCCGGTGAAGTTCAGGCTCACGCCCACGCCGGTGGCTCCATCCGCATAGCACACGATCGGCGTTCCATTGCAGCCCGTCGCGCCATCGCGCAGTTGCACCACCGGGTCGAATCCAGCGCTCACACCCACGTTCACCACATGCTCGGTGGCGGTGGCCACGAACCTGTACCAGACATCATCGTTCGGGTTTCCCAGGAAACCGGAGCAACTTACCAATCCAGCGATGCTCGCCGTGGCATTCTCCGTGGTTCCCGCCACCGGGTTGCAGATCGGATCCGGGATGAGCTCGATGGCGTTGGCGCATTCGTCGTTGGCCGGCACCAGGCCATTGGTGATGCAGATGGTGAAGGTGTGCGTGGCCGGGGCAATGGCCTCATAATGGAACACGCGGAGGAAATAGGTGCCGCCGATCGTGAGGCCCGTGAGGTTCATCACTTCGGTCTGCCCTGTGCCAGCCGCATCCTGGCAGGTGATCGGCGATCCGTTGCAGCCACCGCTGCCATCGCGCAGTTGCACCGCCGCGTTGAAAGAAGCGCTCGGCACCACGGTCACCGTGTGCTCCGTGGCGGTGGCCACGAAGGCGTACCACACATCGTCGTTCGCATTAGCCAGGTTGCCGGAGCAATCAACCAATCCCGCGATGCTCTCCGTAGCGTTCTGCGTGGTGCCCGTAACGGGATCGCATACAGCCCCTGGCGTAAGCACGATGGCATCGGTGCATGCATCATTGGGCAGCGCCAGGCCCGTGGTCACGCAAATGGTGAAGGTGTGCGTGGCGGGCGCGATCGCCTCAAAATGGAAGACGCGCAGGTAATAGGTTTCGCCTATGGTGAGTCCGGCGAGGCTCATGGCCTCGGTGACGCCTGCGCCTCCTGCATTCTGGCAGTTGAGCGGCGCGCCATTGCAGCCGCCGCTCCCATCGCGCAGCTGGATCACCGCATCGAATGAAGCGCTCGGCGCCACGATCACCGTGTGGTCGATGCTGGTGGCCACGAAGCTGTACCAGACATCGTCATTCGGGTTGG
Coding sequences within it:
- a CDS encoding amidohydrolase, with the translated sequence MAELFSIDIHTHILPEDIPDFGARYGYRGFIHLDHHKPGCARMMMDDKFFREVHANCWDPRVRIEECDAHHVQVQVLSTVPVMFSYWAKPHDTLDLSMFLNDHIAGIVRRWPARFVGLGTVPMQEPDLAIKELERCRAIGLAGIQIGTHINGMNLGEPRLRQVFQACEELGMAVFVHPWDMMGADRMDKYWMPWLVGMPVETTTAIVSMIFSGLFEKLPKLRVAFAHGGGSFPATLGRIEHGFLMRPDLCAVDNNVNPRAYLGRFWIDALVHDPAVLKHVVDLFGANRVAMGTDYPFPLGELVPGELIKGMPYDAAMKEILLSGAALEWLAMDRSAFVR
- a CDS encoding 3-hydroxyanthranilate 3,4-dioxygenase, producing the protein MPIRRPFNLQQWIADNRDLLKPPVGNKNLYADAGDYIVMIVGGPNARKDYHFNETEELFYQLEGDIEVGIQEDGKAVTVPIKQGEMFLLPANVPHQPRRGPNTVGLVIEVKRDDREMLDGLQWYCEQCNNRLHEYRFVLHDIEKDFLPRFREFYASTDLRTCKKCGYVMEADPRFV
- a CDS encoding T9SS type A sorting domain-containing protein, yielding MIQRFLFVLLMAFGLAPLAMQAQPVNDECAGAIELTPGAACTPVAGDVDGSTQSIPGPAFCDGFNATPDDDVWYRFTATATDHLILVQGSSSFDAVIQLRGGACNGAPIDCQDVVGAGGLEVLEATGLTVGTEYLVRVFSYGATLPATTTFTICITTGTVPPNDNCAGAIALTPSETCNPVAGTTENATASIAGLVTCSGNLANPNDDVWYSFVATSIDHTVIVAPSASFDAVIQLRDGSGGCNGAPLNCQNAGGAGVTEAMSLAGLTIGETYYLRVFHFEAIAPATHTFTICVTTGLALPNDACTDAIVLTPGAVCDPVTGTTQNATESIAGLVDCSGNLANANDDVWYAFVATATEHTVTVVPSASFNAAVQLRDGSGGCNGSPITCQDAAGTGQTEVMNLTGLTIGGTYFLRVFHYEAIAPATHTFTICITNGLVPANDECANAIELIPDPICNPVAGTTENATASIAGLVSCSGFLGNPNDDVWYRFVATATEHVVNVGVSAGFDPVVQLRDGATGCNGTPIVCYADGATGVGVSLNFTGLTIGNTYYLRVFHYAAAAPTTHTFTICVLGPAPATCDADASTLSPNRPEVCFEDGPTLIDAAFNDLPTVPVGYEVLHILTSGPDLIIQQTSADPAFFVDALGDYIIHSLVYDPNTLDLSGVVPGVTQASEILAQLIQGGGTICGSLDVAGAPVSVIECLECEANAGTITADNDIVCLDGGAADLAATPDGNAVVPDGYTVLYVLTTGVDLVILDANADPSFTVIAAGEYTIHTLVYHPDSLDLQIIVPGVTTGGDVLQYINDNQLCASLDVIGASIQVIDCSGPCDAEAGTVTATADTVCFDLDQNLAVISASPNGDAVVPPGYELVYALTQGPDLVIVDGESNPEFTVFAPGTYTIHAFVFTSATLDLGIVEFGVTTAADLLQYIADEGICASLDAVGAPIVVEYCIECDADAGTLTIDESPVCLMMGEAQVGATHGILPSVPSGYETAYVLTEGAGLTIVALSGGPVFTVSAPGSYTIHTIVYDPSTIDPGLIELGVTTGFDINALLVQGGGIICGALDVAGAPVTVNDCSPANDDCISAAPLGINLVDDCPANAVSGDNTYADMDGSVPSCDDEGSYLFDVWYTFNAGENEEVTLNFDPGTMEDWAIAIFDACGGNELGCYLMPTDPIVVATSAFTDYVVQVYSNFTFGNGGAFSICLTGETPTVVCDGGLVQTSGGQFSVDVCQDTEADVIDFITSSTSGEQYSFLLTDDNDAIITVLVGGSLDFNSAPMGLYRVWGVSHNGDLVGAEPGLSAIDITSTGTCVSLSSNYVLVNVDICDGLNGPSNTPWSLFPNPSNGDFSLVGPVNGAVEVTVIDLRGRTVHQERALVARGQVHGLNLSDRLAPGTYAVRVLGEGEATTLRWVVR